Genomic window (Culex pipiens pallens isolate TS chromosome 3, TS_CPP_V2, whole genome shotgun sequence):
TTGAGCGAACCGCGCTTGTCGTCGATGGCCGTGATGCCAAAGTCGACCCGCTCCAGCTCGCAGTCGAAGAGGAAGGTTCGGAAGCGTGAACTCACGTGGTGGTACGCCAGGAAGCGCAGGTAGAACTCGTTGAACTCGAACGCCAGCGGGAACTGCGACTGGATTTGGTGCACGGCGTCCAGAAATTGGAGGAAGGTCGGAGCGAACGGAgatccgctgctgctgtttggttTGAGATTGCTGCGATGGCCGAAGCGGTGCCCGAAGGCGAGCCACTCCTTCTCGATCAACACCCGGAAGCCTTCGATGGTTCGGTAATACGGATCGAGGCACAGCTGCGCAAGCGATGAGATTTGAGCCGTTACGTCCCAGCCGTCCTCGAGCGCCAGCGTCACGCTGGACTCCTGCAGGTCCATCAAGTCTACGACGGCGCCGGAAAGTTGAAGCAACCCCCGAATCTGCTGCAGCCACTCGGACTGCTCGACCAGCTTGGAGAACGTCTGGTCCGGTTCGGTGTTGACGCACGACGGCAGACAGGCCCGCATCAGCTTCTTGAAGGCGGTCCGCGAGTGGCGCACGTCCGTGTAGTCCACCGGAATGAACTCCGCGTACATCTCCGACAGTTTGGCCGACTTGGACTGAGACTTTTCCCCGAGGAAGTACAATGGCACACGTTGAAAGGTATACTGCTGCTGGGACGGGTCCCAATGGTTGACGTCCCGAAGGGTCGACCCGCTGTTCTGACCTGCTCCACCTCCAGCGCTGCTTCCCGGCTTGAGCGATCCCCACTTGTTGGTTTTCGCGTTTGACCGAAGCGCTCCAAAGCTCGAGAAGCTCGAGTTGTTCATCGAGTACAGACCGACGTTGTTTTTCCGACTTATGTCCGGCGTAAGCGTGGCCATATCCGACCGGATCATCAGATTGTTCGCGGCTAGGGCGAGCGAATCCAGCGAGATGTTCGAGTCGGACAggccccacgtgtgccggatgGGTCGCGTGTGCGGCGTAGTCTTGATCACCGACACAAAGTACCGATCTTGCTCCTGGAACGATCCGGAATCCGCCGACGTATTCGCCGATCCCGGGTGCCCCTTCAGCATGCCCATCACTCCCTTCGCGAGCGGAACCGCCCCTCGCAAGAGGGTCGCGCCATTCTTGTGTCGCCACGTGGCCACCGGAATCCGGTGGTGTTTGTAGCAGCGGGCCAAATTCCGCAACGCGTCGTCGCTCACGTCCTTCGGACAAACAAGCATCGCCGGGTACGTCCGGCACAGACTGTAGTTACAGTTGATCGAACTTATCCGGTAACCCGTCTGCACATCACCCAACCCAACCCGGAACCAATCCTTGACGTAACTTCGCTCCTTCAACCGCTCCACGTCCTTCACCGTCACCCGGGGCATCGTATCCGCACCCTCGTCCGACCCGTCCTCATCCTCCGGGTTCTCGTTGATCCCCGTGGCGCTGCTTCCCCCGTACCCGTCTTCATTGTCCGCCCCCGGCAAAATATACTTCCGCTTTGTGGTACTCTTCTGCTTGAACCCGGCCTTCTTCGCCGTCCTCAACAGCGTCTTCTTGGCAAAGTCCTTCAACGTGGCGTTCTTCTCCTTAACCTTGTGCAGCGGCGTCGGATTCACGATCCCGTGCGTCGTCGCGAACGCAAAGTGCCCGAACTCGTCCTCCGGATGCCGCACCCGGTGAATCGTCTTTCGAAAGCCCTCGATCGCCTCCTGCATGACCTCCTCATCAAACGCTACCTTGATCAGCTGAAACGTGCTCGACCGCAGCTGCATTCCCTCCTGCAGAACCTGCTCCAGATGCTGCAGGTAGATCACCGTCAGCCGCTTCTCTTTGGTCAGCGAAGAAATGGGGAACGCCCGCACGATGCTCTGCTCGCAGCAGTACGGATCGCACGGCCATCCCTTGAACACGATGCGGTAGTTGGTCAGGAAGAGGGCGCCCTCAGCTGGAAGTAGCAGGTTGCTCGCTTGCGCCACGTCCTTGTCTTCCCGCCCGTCCGCCAGCAAGTACACCCGCATCGGATCCCCGACGATTTCTTCTCCCAACAACAAAGGCGGATACTGCAGCTTCGGCTTCTGAATCGGCGGAATCCGCTTCGCCTCCCGATTCACCGCCTCCAGCGTCTCAATGTGCATCTGAATGACCCCCGGAACCATCTGGTGCAGATTCCGCAAATGCTCCGCCGTCACCTTCCCCTCGTTGCACACCCGATCGATAAACTTGCACACCATCTTGGCGACCTGCGCGCCCACCTCGCTCGGATCATTATCCTCGAACCCCTCATCGCTATGATCGCTGTGCGAGTGCGACTCAATCACGCTGTTCGAAACGCTCGCGTCGTCATCCGCATGCGAGTCCAGCTTCTGCACCCGCCCCCCACTGTTCACGTCCTGCGGAATCAACAGGAACACCATCCGGTTCGCGTAGTGAATCGCCTGGCTGTACAGCGTCTTCTCCTCCGAACTGATCAGCTCCGTCTGCTTCTCCCCGTCCATCGACGGCCAAATCCGCATCTGATCGGCGGCGATCTCCAGCGCGGAAGGTTCCTGCGCCCGCGACATCAACGTCGACCGGTCCAGCTTGTCCCGCGAGGCCGAATGCGTCAGCCCGTTGTTGTCCGTCGACCAGCTGCTGTACGGTTTGTCCGCCGAGTGCTGCGACCGCGGCAGATACAGCTCCTTGATAAAGTTCTGCACGTCGTGGTAGAATGCGTCCTCCCAAAACTGCTGGTTCTTCCACACCGGATGGTCCTGGATGCAGGTGTACGCGAACTGTATCACCCCGGTGCACAACTTCCGGCAGAAGGTGGTGGAGAGGGGGAGCAACGCCGCCGCCACTCCGTACTCGTCCTTCGAGGAGTCGTCCTGCAGCGCCCGGTTCATCAGCTTCACCACCAGGTCAAACTGCTGGTGGTCGAGCTGCTTGTTCCCGTGGGCGATCTTCGCCAACTCTCGACACAGCGTCAATCGCGCGTCCCGCTGCTTCAATATCCGAAGCACGGCGGGGAAACTTTTGCGCGCCTCCGTAATCTTGTTGTCGAAGATGCAGCTGATGCAGGTTTTAAGCACTTCCAGCTTGCGCGCGCTGTTGTTGACCACGGGTCTAAGTTCGGGGACCGGTTTCAGGTATGGGCCCATCGGGACGATCCGTGGCGTTGGTCGGATGGTTTGAAGTCGCGCTTGCAGGTCGTTCGCGGCTAGGCCATCGTTGATGACCTTTTGAACTTCTTGGGCGTCGATGAGCGGCATCGAAGGTTGGTGTATCCGGGCGAAGGCGCCTTCTGGGGGTCGGAGAACCTTTTGCTGGTAGGTTTGTGGGTTTGGGTTTTCGTTGTTGAACAACTGCTTCGCCAGGTCTTGGATGTGGCTGAGTATTAGGGTGGGGTCGTGCGTTTCTTGCTTGAGCAGATCGTTCATTGAGCTGTACAGTTCGTCCCAGGCGTCGCAGGGTCGCCACGGTGGACCCCGGTCGGTGACGAATTCGGTGAAGAACATGCTGTCCAGGACGCGAGAGAGAAAGTCGCAGTCGACGAGATCGCGGGCGCCGAGGAAGCCGGCCCGGTGGAACTGGATGATCGGTTTCGGGTTGATCCTAATGAGTGTCAAACAGGACCGGTAACCTTGCAGGAGTTGTGCGAATAATCTCATAAACACCGCCCGGATCTCCTTGTCCAGCAGGCAGTCGTTTTTCTGCTCTCGGAAGCTGAACCCGGCGctgttggtgttgttgttgttgggtgGGAACGCGTAATCCGCGAGGGCCAGCTCGGGATGCAGCACAAGTCGCAGCGCACTCTCCGTCGACTCCCACAGGGCTCGCGGGAGTTTCGCAATCGGAGGAACCAACGACTCCGGAATGTGGATCGAACCCCCGTCCAGATCGGCAACGATCACGTCCAACACTTCGGTGACCTCGGTTTGCATGGCGCTGTGAATGCCCATGATGAAGGGCGTCGGCGTCGACAGCACCTCCAGCAGCGACGCCGGCAAAATTGGAATGTACACGTGGCTGTAGCGGAATGGATACATGAGGGCGGTCAACGCGCGACAACTGTCCGTGAGGCGCGTGTAACTCGTCGAATGAAACAGGATCTTGTGCTCGGTCATCACCGCACAAAACAGCAACATCACGTTCTTAATGCCAAGCTGGTGAAACAGCAAACTCACGCAAGACCCCGTCACCGGAAGTGTGTGCGACAGCGGAGGTTGCAGCACCTGCTTGTCCCCGGCCCCAATCGAGAACCGCACCTGCGGACCACCCGGCGGCGGAACCTGAATACACCCCAAAATACTCCCAATCAGGTGGTGCAAATGGAACTTCAAACTCTCCAAATACACCGTATAGATAGTCCCCAAACAGTTCCGAAACGTCTCGATGTAATCCAGCCGCGACACGATCACCAAACACTTGGGCGCGTACATGATGCTGTGGTGCGTGATCGACGGCGGTCCACTGTTCGCCGCCAGCAGCGCCCGGCTGCTCGGCGACAGCGCATCGTCCTCTTCCTCCTCGTCGATCGGCTTGCTCGGCGTGATCGCGATCGTCTCGTTGAAGCACAGACACGCGCAGTAGTGCCGGTTCGCGTCAATGTCCGTCAGGACCGACACGAAGAACTGCGGCTCCTGGCGCACCGTCGACAGTGACCAGCCCTGCGGTTGGCAGAACTGAAATGGAAGTGGGGGATTAGTATGAGCAGATGATCGCGGAGTGATCTACGCGTTACCCATTCGATGCCACAGATGAAGGGGGTGTCCGGCCAGTCCTTCTCTGGGAAGCGCTGCAGGATTTTTCCATTTCTTGTTCCGGTTCCTGTaacgaagaagaagaaacaagttttactTTTCTCCACGCAAAGTCAATGGCAAAGTTCAAGGTTATCGAAAATGCTTTCAACTCTACTCCATCATACGCTGTAGtaatcatgatttaaatgatGAGTGAGTTGAATTTTCCCACCGCCTAATGAGACTTAAGCTGGTAGCATAACGAAGTGACTGAACGTTCAACATGGAAATTCCATGCTGCGTGTGACTTTCCAAGAGTATTGTGTTTGTTCTTGCTTCCTGGTTCAGAGTGTGAGTTTCAATTTAAGGTCTAGATCAAGCAATCCCAGAATTCTAATGAAAAAGatcaattcttttaaatttttaattaaaattggtgtaggccggctacgaaattatgggaaagtataatttgtatcaacTTGGTTtctgctgatacagcttatcgcaGTCTAGGACCCATTTCAAAAAGACATAGCTCATTGCGGTATTATATGTTTCATTGAGTAGCTAAATATCCAAATCGTTTATTAACCTTTGTTGCATTGCATTGCATTCCTCGCCGGTAAGCCACCTTCCAATCGAATTTGTTGATTCCAAGATATGCATTCaagcaaaaatgtttttccccTCGCATTTGGAGCAACCAAAGTAACGTGAGCGCGTAATCAATATAACAACTAAAAATGCTCCTCCCCGCAATTTTGAACACCCCTCCCCTTCTCCTCAAAGATCCATCGATTTTACAACTCGACACCCAATCCATTCCAGCCAGATAGTGTGATTGACTCCGAGTCCGCCCGTTCATGAACAACTGAACCGCAAACAGCGTGATGTTATGTAGGTATCTGTATGTTTGTGGTGCACCTGTTGCAAATTACGTTCAGAGACCCCACCGCGTGAGGTCTCCCAGCACAGCTACAACTGCCCCGCAATGGCTGGTCAGTAGGCCATACCGGGCAGGGTTTCTCAATGATTGttggaattttaggatttttctctaaatttaatTTCGGATTAAcatgagtattttgaaaattgtgtattCAAGGATATTGTTATatt
Coding sequences:
- the LOC120418577 gene encoding myotubularin-related protein 13 isoform X2, with translation MSRLADYFVIVGYDHEKERTGTRNGKILQRFPEKDWPDTPFICGIEWFCQPQGWSLSTVRQEPQFFVSVLTDIDANRHYCACLCFNETIAITPSKPIDEEEEDDALSPSSRALLAANSGPPSITHHSIMYAPKCLVIVSRLDYIETFRNCLGTIYTVYLESLKFHLHHLIGSILGCIQVPPPGGPQVRFSIGAGDKQVLQPPLSHTLPVTGSCVSLLFHQLGIKNVMLLFCAVMTEHKILFHSTSYTRLTDSCRALTALMYPFRYSHVYIPILPASLLEVLSTPTPFIMGIHSAMQTEVTEVLDVIVADLDGGSIHIPESLVPPIAKLPRALWESTESALRLVLHPELALADYAFPPNNNNTNSAGFSFREQKNDCLLDKEIRAVFMRLFAQLLQGYRSCLTLIRINPKPIIQFHRAGFLGARDLVDCDFLSRVLDSMFFTEFVTDRGPPWRPCDAWDELYSSMNDLLKQETHDPTLILSHIQDLAKQLFNNENPNPQTYQQKVLRPPEGAFARIHQPSMPLIDAQEVQKVINDGLAANDLQARLQTIRPTPRIVPMGPYLKPVPELRPVVNNSARKLEVLKTCISCIFDNKITEARKSFPAVLRILKQRDARLTLCRELAKIAHGNKQLDHQQFDLVVKLMNRALQDDSSKDEYGVAAALLPLSTTFCRKLCTGVIQFAYTCIQDHPVWKNQQFWEDAFYHDVQNFIKELYLPRSQHSADKPYSSWSTDNNGLTHSASRDKLDRSTLMSRAQEPSALEIAADQMRIWPSMDGEKQTELISSEEKTLYSQAIHYANRMVFLLIPQDVNSGGRVQKLDSHADDDASVSNSVIESHSHSDHSDEGFEDNDPSEVGAQVAKMVCKFIDRVCNEGKVTAEHLRNLHQMVPGVIQMHIETLEAVNREAKRIPPIQKPKLQYPPLLLGEEIVGDPMRVYLLADGREDKDVAQASNLLLPAEGALFLTNYRIVFKGWPCDPYCCEQSIVRAFPISSLTKEKRLTVIYLQHLEQVLQEGMQLRSSTFQLIKVAFDEEVMQEAIEGFRKTIHRVRHPEDEFGHFAFATTHGIVNPTPLHKVKEKNATLKDFAKKTLLRTAKKAGFKQKSTTKRKYILPGADNEDGYGGSSATGINENPEDEDGSDEGADTMPRVTVKDVERLKERSYVKDWFRVGLGDVQTGYRISSINCNYSLCRTYPAMLVCPKDVSDDALRNLARCYKHHRIPVATWRHKNGATLLRGAVPLAKGVMGMLKGHPGSANTSADSGSFQEQDRYFVSVIKTTPHTRPIRHTWGLSDSNISLDSLALAANNLMIRSDMATLTPDISRKNNVGLYSMNNSSFSSFGALRSNAKTNKWGSLKPGSSAGGGAGQNSGSTLRDVNHWDPSQQQYTFQRVPLYFLGEKSQSKSAKLSEMYAEFIPVDYTDVRHSRTAFKKLMRACLPSCVNTEPDQTFSKLVEQSEWLQQIRGLLQLSGAVVDLMDLQESSVTLALEDGWDVTAQISSLAQLCLDPYYRTIEGFRVLIEKEWLAFGHRFGHRSNLKPNSSSGSPFAPTFLQFLDAVHQIQSQFPLAFEFNEFYLRFLAYHHVSSRFRTFLFDCELERVDFGITAIDDKRGSLNSHHKHVVETLTVSDDDNIYPGGVGGRGNHASNTQRFGPSLFDYIERQHTKSPIFYNFMYTPDPERQVLRPQSSVSVLEIWSYFLDEELAQGPAYDPELVNGDNLEEDSDYAGTSSSGSGSNSMANRHPRRKVVSVGYDSLHRYDADAFSRLLEDLKNAEAERGLLPQKWRQVWDKLELPHSDSLTRHASFSSALVRSHGRLLHKKSTLEIIMRGRQVGYHQENFLHPHRFEKHAYSAPINCNHCGNVLWGPLLNGLRCVDCGNTYHEKCAESVPKNCTKYKAVEGNQQTLARNQGDNGSVSSSVNTTNTSNMHRFYHDFDSNVADDRTHEGYLYKRGAILKNWKQRWFVLDSHKHQLRYYDAMEDGNCKGYIELAEVQSVMQAPPQATPVPSKKIDEKAFFDLKTSRRTYNFYAVDANSAQEWIEKIQACLQ
- the LOC120418577 gene encoding myotubularin-related protein 13 isoform X1, producing the protein MGFKPHPKVPSFLLPTIRYGLLLLLSAGCYWHALPGTFVFDDSVAIVKNPDVTAKDTPLGDLFRHDFWGANLTDPTSHKSYRPLTILSFRQEVQAFGLDATRMKTTNFWLHTVIGLLLPSFYRVVASGGRKFRGEAYLAAVLFVVHPIHTEAVSGIVGRAELLATFWFVVAVLVYGRLIRGTGTRNGKILQRFPEKDWPDTPFICGIEWFCQPQGWSLSTVRQEPQFFVSVLTDIDANRHYCACLCFNETIAITPSKPIDEEEEDDALSPSSRALLAANSGPPSITHHSIMYAPKCLVIVSRLDYIETFRNCLGTIYTVYLESLKFHLHHLIGSILGCIQVPPPGGPQVRFSIGAGDKQVLQPPLSHTLPVTGSCVSLLFHQLGIKNVMLLFCAVMTEHKILFHSTSYTRLTDSCRALTALMYPFRYSHVYIPILPASLLEVLSTPTPFIMGIHSAMQTEVTEVLDVIVADLDGGSIHIPESLVPPIAKLPRALWESTESALRLVLHPELALADYAFPPNNNNTNSAGFSFREQKNDCLLDKEIRAVFMRLFAQLLQGYRSCLTLIRINPKPIIQFHRAGFLGARDLVDCDFLSRVLDSMFFTEFVTDRGPPWRPCDAWDELYSSMNDLLKQETHDPTLILSHIQDLAKQLFNNENPNPQTYQQKVLRPPEGAFARIHQPSMPLIDAQEVQKVINDGLAANDLQARLQTIRPTPRIVPMGPYLKPVPELRPVVNNSARKLEVLKTCISCIFDNKITEARKSFPAVLRILKQRDARLTLCRELAKIAHGNKQLDHQQFDLVVKLMNRALQDDSSKDEYGVAAALLPLSTTFCRKLCTGVIQFAYTCIQDHPVWKNQQFWEDAFYHDVQNFIKELYLPRSQHSADKPYSSWSTDNNGLTHSASRDKLDRSTLMSRAQEPSALEIAADQMRIWPSMDGEKQTELISSEEKTLYSQAIHYANRMVFLLIPQDVNSGGRVQKLDSHADDDASVSNSVIESHSHSDHSDEGFEDNDPSEVGAQVAKMVCKFIDRVCNEGKVTAEHLRNLHQMVPGVIQMHIETLEAVNREAKRIPPIQKPKLQYPPLLLGEEIVGDPMRVYLLADGREDKDVAQASNLLLPAEGALFLTNYRIVFKGWPCDPYCCEQSIVRAFPISSLTKEKRLTVIYLQHLEQVLQEGMQLRSSTFQLIKVAFDEEVMQEAIEGFRKTIHRVRHPEDEFGHFAFATTHGIVNPTPLHKVKEKNATLKDFAKKTLLRTAKKAGFKQKSTTKRKYILPGADNEDGYGGSSATGINENPEDEDGSDEGADTMPRVTVKDVERLKERSYVKDWFRVGLGDVQTGYRISSINCNYSLCRTYPAMLVCPKDVSDDALRNLARCYKHHRIPVATWRHKNGATLLRGAVPLAKGVMGMLKGHPGSANTSADSGSFQEQDRYFVSVIKTTPHTRPIRHTWGLSDSNISLDSLALAANNLMIRSDMATLTPDISRKNNVGLYSMNNSSFSSFGALRSNAKTNKWGSLKPGSSAGGGAGQNSGSTLRDVNHWDPSQQQYTFQRVPLYFLGEKSQSKSAKLSEMYAEFIPVDYTDVRHSRTAFKKLMRACLPSCVNTEPDQTFSKLVEQSEWLQQIRGLLQLSGAVVDLMDLQESSVTLALEDGWDVTAQISSLAQLCLDPYYRTIEGFRVLIEKEWLAFGHRFGHRSNLKPNSSSGSPFAPTFLQFLDAVHQIQSQFPLAFEFNEFYLRFLAYHHVSSRFRTFLFDCELERVDFGITAIDDKRGSLNSHHKHVVETLTVSDDDNIYPGGVGGRGNHASNTQRFGPSLFDYIERQHTKSPIFYNFMYTPDPERQVLRPQSSVSVLEIWSYFLDEELAQGPAYDPELVNGDNLEEDSDYAGTSSSGSGSNSMANRHPRRKVVSVGYDSLHRYDADAFSRLLEDLKNAEAERGLLPQKWRQVWDKLELPHSDSLTRHASFSSALVRSHGRLLHKKSTLEIIMRGRQVGYHQENFLHPHRFEKHAYSAPINCNHCGNVLWGPLLNGLRCVDCGNTYHEKCAESVPKNCTKYKAVEGNQQTLARNQGDNGSVSSSVNTTNTSNMHRFYHDFDSNVADDRTHEGYLYKRGAILKNWKQRWFVLDSHKHQLRYYDAMEDGNCKGYIELAEVQSVMQAPPQATPVPSKKIDEKAFFDLKTSRRTYNFYAVDANSAQEWIEKIQACLQ